In Bos javanicus breed banteng chromosome 2, ARS-OSU_banteng_1.0, whole genome shotgun sequence, the following proteins share a genomic window:
- the CMKLR2 gene encoding chemerin-like receptor 2 isoform X2, translating to MEDLEETLFEDFENYSYALEYYSPETDSEEKAPLGAIHWVSLVLCCLAFVLGIPGNATVIWFTGFKWKKTVTTLWFLNLAIADFIFLLFLPLYISYVAMNFHWPFGIWLCKANSFIAQLNMFASVFFLMVISLDRYIYLIHPVLSHRYRTLRNSLIVIIVVWLLASLMGGPALYFRDTLELNNHTLCYNNFHEHDMDLRLMRHHVLTWVKVIVGYLLPLLTMSICYLCLIFKVKKRSILISSKHFWTILAVVMAFLICWTPYHLFSIWELTIHHNSYFHQVLQASIPLSTGLAFLNSCLNPILYVLISKKFQARFRASVAEILKYTLWEVSCSGTLSEQLRNSETKNLSLLETAQ from the coding sequence ATGGAAGATCTAGAGGAGACATTATTTGAAGACTTTGAGAACTACTCGTATGCCCTGGAATATTACTCCCCAGAGACCGATTCAGAGGAGAAAGCACCCCTGGGAGCCATTCACTGGGTCTCCTTGGTGTTGTGCTGTTTGGCATTTGTCCTGGGCATTCCAGGAAATGCCACTGTCATTTGGTTCACAGGATTCAAGTGGAAGAAGACAGTCACCACTCTCTGGTTCCTCAATCTAGCCATCGcggatttcatttttcttctcttcctacctCTGTACATCTCCTACGTGGCCATGAATTTTCACTGGCCCTTCGGCATCTGGTTGTGCAAAGCCAATTCCTTCATTGCCCAGTTGAACATGTTTGCCAGTGTCTTCTTCCTGATGGTGATAAGCCTGGACCGCTATATCTACTTGATCCACCCGGTCTTATCTCATCGGTACCGTACCCTCAGGAACTCTCTGATTGTTATTATAGTTGTTTGGCTTTTGGCTTCACTAATGGGTGGGCCAGCTCTGTACTTCCGGGACACTCTGGAGTTGAATAACCACACTCTTTGCTATAACAACTTCCATGAGCATGATATGGACCTCAGGTTGATGAGGCATCATGTTCTGACCTGGGTGAAAGTTATTGTTGGGTACCTCCTCCCTCTGCTAACAATGAGCATTTGCTACTTGTGCCTCATCTTCAAGGTGAAGAAGCGAAGCATCCTGATCTCCAGTAAGCACTTCTGGACCATCCTGGCTGTGGTCATGGCCTTTCTGATTTGCTGGACTCCTTATCACCTGTTTAGCATTTGGGAACTCACGATTCACCACAATAGCTATTTCCACCAAGTGCTACAGGCTAGCATCCCCCTCTCCACTGGCCTGGCGTTCCTCAATAGTTGCTTGAACCCCATCCTTTACGTCCTGATTAGTAAGAAGTTCCAAGCGCGCTTCCGGGCCTCAGTGGCTGAGATACTAAAATACACGCTGTGGGAGGTGAGCTGCTCAGGCACCCTGAGTGAACAGCTCAGGAACTCTGAAACCAagaatctgagtctcctggaAACAGCCCAGTGA
- the CMKLR2 gene encoding chemerin-like receptor 2 isoform X1 translates to MRRLGKVSNVAVLKTTLHFILEQGSYTQTSQKLLSSQKINWSIQVLFLLVSILEEYTFCQIFQICSFCKIMEDLEETLFEDFENYSYALEYYSPETDSEEKAPLGAIHWVSLVLCCLAFVLGIPGNATVIWFTGFKWKKTVTTLWFLNLAIADFIFLLFLPLYISYVAMNFHWPFGIWLCKANSFIAQLNMFASVFFLMVISLDRYIYLIHPVLSHRYRTLRNSLIVIIVVWLLASLMGGPALYFRDTLELNNHTLCYNNFHEHDMDLRLMRHHVLTWVKVIVGYLLPLLTMSICYLCLIFKVKKRSILISSKHFWTILAVVMAFLICWTPYHLFSIWELTIHHNSYFHQVLQASIPLSTGLAFLNSCLNPILYVLISKKFQARFRASVAEILKYTLWEVSCSGTLSEQLRNSETKNLSLLETAQ, encoded by the exons GTCTATTCAGGTTTTGTTTCTACTTGTGTCCATCTTGGAAGAATATACTTTTTGCCAAATATTTCAA ATTTGTTCATTCTGCAAGATCATGGAAGATCTAGAGGAGACATTATTTGAAGACTTTGAGAACTACTCGTATGCCCTGGAATATTACTCCCCAGAGACCGATTCAGAGGAGAAAGCACCCCTGGGAGCCATTCACTGGGTCTCCTTGGTGTTGTGCTGTTTGGCATTTGTCCTGGGCATTCCAGGAAATGCCACTGTCATTTGGTTCACAGGATTCAAGTGGAAGAAGACAGTCACCACTCTCTGGTTCCTCAATCTAGCCATCGcggatttcatttttcttctcttcctacctCTGTACATCTCCTACGTGGCCATGAATTTTCACTGGCCCTTCGGCATCTGGTTGTGCAAAGCCAATTCCTTCATTGCCCAGTTGAACATGTTTGCCAGTGTCTTCTTCCTGATGGTGATAAGCCTGGACCGCTATATCTACTTGATCCACCCGGTCTTATCTCATCGGTACCGTACCCTCAGGAACTCTCTGATTGTTATTATAGTTGTTTGGCTTTTGGCTTCACTAATGGGTGGGCCAGCTCTGTACTTCCGGGACACTCTGGAGTTGAATAACCACACTCTTTGCTATAACAACTTCCATGAGCATGATATGGACCTCAGGTTGATGAGGCATCATGTTCTGACCTGGGTGAAAGTTATTGTTGGGTACCTCCTCCCTCTGCTAACAATGAGCATTTGCTACTTGTGCCTCATCTTCAAGGTGAAGAAGCGAAGCATCCTGATCTCCAGTAAGCACTTCTGGACCATCCTGGCTGTGGTCATGGCCTTTCTGATTTGCTGGACTCCTTATCACCTGTTTAGCATTTGGGAACTCACGATTCACCACAATAGCTATTTCCACCAAGTGCTACAGGCTAGCATCCCCCTCTCCACTGGCCTGGCGTTCCTCAATAGTTGCTTGAACCCCATCCTTTACGTCCTGATTAGTAAGAAGTTCCAAGCGCGCTTCCGGGCCTCAGTGGCTGAGATACTAAAATACACGCTGTGGGAGGTGAGCTGCTCAGGCACCCTGAGTGAACAGCTCAGGAACTCTGAAACCAagaatctgagtctcctggaAACAGCCCAGTGA